Proteins from a genomic interval of Microbacterium imperiale:
- a CDS encoding FadR/GntR family transcriptional regulator, with protein MTAHVPPDVRRTVYRPVRGGNALEDTVARIVQTVRLGVVAPGESLPSERDLAARYEVSRDTVRQAIGELADAGYLERRRGRYGGTFVADPVPAPARLELTAAELDDVLGLRRVLEAGAARAVASRQLTEAERAELRARHAAVHAAPEAEYRRRDTLLHLAIAELAGIPSLLALLTENRARVNAWLDAFPLLARSIEHSDIQHDRIVAAILAGRPEAAETAVLEHLAGSEALLRGFLA; from the coding sequence ATGACTGCACACGTCCCGCCCGATGTGCGCCGCACGGTGTACCGCCCGGTGCGCGGCGGCAACGCGCTCGAAGACACCGTCGCCCGCATCGTGCAGACCGTCAGGCTCGGCGTCGTCGCGCCCGGGGAGTCGCTGCCGTCCGAGCGTGATCTCGCCGCCCGGTACGAGGTCAGCCGCGACACCGTGCGGCAGGCGATCGGCGAACTCGCCGACGCCGGCTATCTCGAACGTCGTCGCGGCCGCTACGGCGGCACGTTCGTCGCCGATCCGGTGCCCGCGCCGGCGCGCCTGGAGCTGACCGCCGCCGAGCTGGACGACGTGCTGGGGCTGCGCCGTGTGCTCGAGGCCGGGGCCGCGCGCGCCGTCGCGTCGCGGCAGCTGACGGAGGCCGAGCGTGCCGAGCTGCGGGCGCGACACGCCGCCGTGCATGCGGCGCCCGAGGCCGAGTACCGCCGCCGGGACACGCTGCTCCACCTCGCGATTGCCGAGCTCGCCGGCATCCCCTCGCTGCTCGCGCTTCTCACCGAGAACCGGGCGCGCGTCAACGCGTGGCTCGACGCCTTCCCGCTGCTCGCGCGCTCGATCGAGCACTCCGACATCCAGCACGACCGCATCGTCGCGGCCATCCTCGCCGGCCGTCCCGAGGCGGCGGAGACCGCCGTGCTCGAACACCTCGCCGGCTCCGAGGCTCTGCTGCGCGGCTTCCTCGCCTGA
- a CDS encoding 3-oxoacyl-ACP reductase, translated as MDLTARLRDRVAIVTGGASGIGLATARRFAAEGARVVVADLDPESGRRAADEVGGVFRQVDVADEASVNALFDGAAADLGSIDIAFNNAGISPADDDSIETTELPAWDRVQDVNLKSVYLCSRAALRHMVPAGRGSIINTASFVALLGSATSQISYTASKGGVLALTRELGVQFARQGIRVNALCPGPVNTPLLRELFAKDPERAQRRLVHVPMGRFAEPEELAASVAFLASDDASFITATAFVVDGGITNAYVTPL; from the coding sequence ATGGACCTCACCGCACGCCTGCGCGACCGCGTCGCCATCGTCACCGGCGGCGCGAGCGGTATCGGCTTGGCCACCGCCCGCCGATTCGCTGCGGAGGGCGCGCGCGTCGTCGTCGCCGACCTCGACCCGGAGTCGGGGCGGCGCGCGGCCGACGAGGTGGGGGGCGTCTTCCGCCAGGTCGACGTCGCCGACGAGGCGTCGGTGAACGCGCTCTTCGACGGCGCCGCCGCCGACCTCGGCTCGATCGACATCGCTTTCAACAACGCCGGGATCTCTCCCGCCGACGACGACTCGATCGAGACGACCGAGCTGCCCGCCTGGGATCGCGTGCAGGACGTCAATCTCAAGAGCGTCTACCTCTGCTCTCGCGCAGCGCTGCGCCACATGGTGCCGGCGGGCCGCGGATCGATCATCAACACCGCATCCTTCGTCGCGCTGCTCGGCTCGGCGACCTCGCAGATCTCTTACACCGCCTCGAAGGGCGGGGTGCTCGCACTCACCCGCGAACTCGGCGTGCAGTTCGCGCGCCAGGGCATCCGGGTCAATGCCCTGTGTCCCGGGCCGGTGAACACCCCGCTCCTGCGGGAGCTGTTCGCGAAGGACCCCGAGCGGGCGCAGCGGCGCCTGGTGCACGTGCCGATGGGTCGCTTCGCCGAGCCCGAGGAGCTCGCCGCATCCGTCGCTTTCCTCGCCTCGGACGACGCATCCTTCATCACCGCGACGGCCTTCGTCGTCGACGGCGGAATCACCAACGCCTACGTCACGCCGCTCTGA
- a CDS encoding aldehyde dehydrogenase family protein has product MSVHTLVDPSTGVAFAEVPSASTDETDAAIARAVVAQRAWAADSPFARASVLRRFAAVVRDHVDELARLEVREAGHPIASAEWEAEHVAQVLDYYAGAPERLSGRQIPVAGGLDVTFLEPYGVVGIIVPWNFPMTIASWGFAPALAAGNAVVLKPAELTPLTAIRLAELALEAGIPEGLFTVIPGAGPVVGQRFVSHPDVRKVVFTGSTRVGTEVAAGCARALKPVTLELGGKSANIVFADADLERAAEAAPGAVFDNAGQDCCARSRILVQRSVYDRFLELLEPAVGNWVVGDPNDRATQMGPLISAGHRDRVAGFLDGADVAFRGSAPDGGGFWFAPTVVLASPRDRIAQEEIFGPVVAVLPFDDEADAIRLANDTIYGLAGSIWTENLARAVRVSRGVRSGVLSVNSHSSVRYATPFGGMKASGLGRELGPDAAEQFTQTKNVFFAS; this is encoded by the coding sequence ATGAGCGTGCACACCCTGGTCGATCCCTCGACGGGCGTCGCGTTCGCCGAGGTGCCGAGCGCCTCGACCGACGAGACGGATGCCGCCATCGCACGAGCCGTCGTCGCCCAGCGCGCCTGGGCCGCCGACTCGCCGTTCGCGCGAGCGTCGGTCCTCCGCCGGTTCGCCGCGGTCGTGCGTGACCACGTGGACGAGCTCGCGCGCCTCGAGGTGCGCGAAGCGGGGCATCCGATCGCCTCGGCCGAGTGGGAGGCCGAGCACGTCGCGCAAGTGCTCGACTACTACGCCGGAGCCCCGGAGCGCCTCAGCGGTCGGCAGATCCCGGTCGCGGGCGGGCTCGACGTGACCTTCCTCGAGCCGTACGGCGTGGTGGGGATCATCGTGCCCTGGAACTTCCCGATGACGATCGCGTCATGGGGGTTCGCTCCCGCGCTCGCCGCCGGCAACGCTGTCGTGCTCAAACCCGCCGAGCTCACACCGCTGACGGCCATCCGATTGGCGGAGCTGGCCCTTGAGGCGGGGATTCCCGAAGGCCTGTTCACCGTCATCCCCGGTGCCGGACCCGTCGTCGGTCAGCGCTTCGTGTCGCATCCCGACGTGCGGAAGGTCGTCTTCACCGGGTCGACGCGGGTCGGCACCGAGGTCGCGGCCGGATGCGCACGCGCGCTCAAGCCGGTCACCCTCGAGCTCGGCGGCAAGAGCGCGAACATCGTCTTCGCCGACGCCGACCTCGAACGAGCCGCCGAGGCGGCTCCCGGGGCCGTCTTCGACAACGCCGGCCAGGACTGCTGCGCGCGCAGCCGCATCCTCGTGCAGCGCTCGGTCTACGACCGCTTCCTCGAACTGCTCGAGCCGGCCGTCGGGAACTGGGTCGTCGGTGATCCGAACGACCGGGCGACGCAGATGGGGCCGCTCATCTCGGCCGGTCATCGCGACCGCGTCGCCGGGTTCCTCGACGGCGCCGACGTGGCGTTCCGCGGGTCGGCCCCCGACGGCGGCGGATTCTGGTTCGCCCCGACGGTCGTCCTGGCATCGCCGCGAGACCGCATCGCGCAGGAGGAGATCTTCGGTCCGGTCGTGGCGGTGCTGCCCTTCGACGACGAGGCCGACGCCATCCGACTCGCGAACGACACCATCTACGGGCTGGCCGGCTCCATCTGGACCGAGAACCTCGCCCGGGCCGTCCGCGTCTCGCGCGGAGTCCGCAGCGGCGTGCTCTCGGTCAACTCGCACTCCTCCGTGCGGTACGCCACACCGTTCGGAGGCATGAAGGCCTCGGGGCTCGGCCGCGAGCTCGGACCGGATGCCGCTGAGCAGTTCACCCAGACGAAGAACGTCTTCTTCGCGAGCTGA
- a CDS encoding gamma-glutamyl-gamma-aminobutyrate hydrolase family protein: protein MASNDSDPRPVIGLTTYLERAKQGVWDVRASFLPQQYFDSVTASGGVAVLLPPQPSPEAAAAAVLDGLDGLVLTGGLDVQPELYGAPRHPLTDPARPDRDDWELALLRGARRRGIPVFGICRGLQLINVAAGGTLHQHLPDALGTDRFRIGGGVFADNVVLVDDGTRLAGLVGAGELSVKSYHHQGVDRLGDGLVVTARTDDGLVQAVEAPGEDYLVAVQWHPEENSEDRRLFLGLVAAAAEHAARRSEHAAVPA, encoded by the coding sequence GTGGCTTCGAACGACTCTGACCCCCGCCCGGTCATCGGCCTCACGACCTATCTCGAGCGCGCGAAGCAGGGGGTCTGGGACGTGCGGGCGAGCTTCCTGCCCCAGCAGTACTTCGACTCGGTCACCGCGTCGGGCGGCGTCGCGGTGCTCCTGCCGCCCCAGCCCTCACCCGAAGCGGCCGCCGCGGCGGTGCTCGACGGCCTGGACGGGCTCGTGCTCACCGGCGGGCTCGACGTGCAGCCCGAGCTCTACGGCGCCCCGCGGCACCCGCTGACCGACCCCGCGCGTCCCGACCGCGACGACTGGGAGCTCGCACTCCTGCGGGGCGCCCGGCGGCGCGGCATCCCCGTCTTCGGCATCTGTCGGGGCCTGCAGCTCATCAACGTCGCCGCCGGCGGCACCCTGCATCAGCACCTGCCCGATGCGCTCGGCACGGACCGGTTCCGCATCGGCGGCGGGGTGTTCGCCGACAACGTGGTGCTCGTGGACGACGGCACGCGCCTGGCGGGGCTCGTCGGTGCGGGGGAGCTGTCGGTGAAGAGCTACCACCACCAGGGCGTCGACCGCCTCGGCGACGGCCTCGTGGTGACCGCGCGCACGGACGACGGCCTCGTCCAGGCGGTCGAGGCGCCCGGCGAGGACTACCTCGTCGCGGTGCAGTGGCATCCCGAAGAGAACTCCGAGGACCGGCGGCTCTTCCTCGGGCTCGTCGCGGCGGCTGCCGAGCATGCGGCCCGGCGATCCGAGCACGCGGCGGTGCCGGCATGA